The following coding sequences lie in one Eremothecium sinecaudum strain ATCC 58844 chromosome IV, complete sequence genomic window:
- the ATG36 gene encoding Atg36p (Syntenic homolog of Ashbya gossypii AEL146C; Syntenic homolog of Saccharomyces cerevisiae YJL185C), which produces MSFNKYLEKRKTAQKPPAEDTRESGRLKGSSLNEDVMLELFSAFQTIDEKDVFVLNMPATAGARWATSDVSDEETNQHFTEIQSEELAILSDSSNDLESPTRFVMSDRADFCSTSQSNNERIDDWCLSHLSEPKPTLLDPPNASVRDKAKSWGIDSEAPTCIGLTLDSHIIKEGRPLGMSAYESNLLAKLSAGEIGWLAKFIKGLVPYLLQERAARRPPHPKRRYKDIPTLFPESKLLVGGSLGIGNISPVLNICQQVRQLLFNTLEESTNESIDDIPLTPVSSLYSESWYGWHLVPRIRESDF; this is translated from the coding sequence ATGAGTTTTAATAAGTACTTGGAGAAGCGCAAAACAGCGCAAAAGCCACCTGCTGAGGACACACGGGAATCAGGGCGGTTAAAAGGGTCTTCATTGAATGAAGATGTGATGTTAGAGCTGTTTTCTGCATTCCAGACCATTGATGAGAAGGATGTGTTTGTGCTAAACATGCCTGCTACTGCTGGTGCCAGATGGGCCACTTCGGATGTAAGTGACGAGGAAACAAACCAGCATTTTACGGAGATCCAATCCGAAGAACTTGCGATTCTGAGCGATTCCAGTAACGATCTAGAGAGTCCTACAAGGTTTGTAATGTCGGACAGAGCCGATTTCTGCAGTACAAGTCAGTCGAACAACGAGCGAATCGATGACTGGTGTTTGAGTCATCTCTCTGAGCCGAAGCCCACTTTGCTAGATCCACCCAATGCCAGTGTCAGGGATAAGGCCAAATCATGGGGTATTGACTCAGAAGCTCCTACGTGCATTGGGCTTACATTAGATAGTCATATCATAAAAGAAGGGAGGCCGCTAGGGATGTCAGCCTATGAGTCCAACCTCCTGGCTAAACTATCAGCTGGGGAGATTGGGTGGTTGGCTAAGTTCATCAAGGGGTTGGTGCCATATTTGTTGCAGGAGAGGGCGGCTAGAAGACCGCCTCATCCCAAAAGAAGGTATAAAGATATACCAACGTTGTTTCCAGAAAGTAAGCTGCTGGTTGGAGGCTCTCTGGGCATCGGCAACATTTCGCCAGTGCTTAATATCTGCCAGCAGGTCAGGCAGCTGTTGTTTAACACTTTGGAAGAATCTACAAATGAGTCTATTGACGATATCCCGTTGACTCCTGTGTCTTCGCTCTACTCAGAATCATGGTATGGATGGCATTTAGTACCCAGAATTCGCGAGTCCGACTTCTGA
- the RIM1 gene encoding Rim1p (Syntenic homolog of Ashbya gossypii AEL145W; Syntenic homolog of Saccharomyces cerevisiae YCR028C-A (RIM1); 2-introns in Ashbya gossypii) — MLRQVRQLHSTARNLNFAKFSIVGRIGSDFAEHTSPNNVRYLKYSIASQPRKDAPTNWFNLTVFNDNQINFLTQYVRKGALVYVEADATNRMIDRDDGSRGYYLSLVQKDLQLIKNGKHPDGEEGI; from the exons ATGTTACGTCAAGTTCGTCAATTACACTCTACTGCTAGAAACTTAAATTTCGCCAAATTTTCCATTGTTGGTAGAATTGGAAGTGATTTCGCTGAACATACTAGCCCAAACAATGTAAGATACTTGAAATACTCAATTGCTTCTCAACCAAGAAAAGATGCACCAACAAATTGGTTTAATTTGACTGTCTTTAACGATAATCAGATTAATTTTTTGACTCAATATGTCAGAAAGGG TGCTCTCGTTTATGTTGAGGCAGATGCTACTAATAGAATGATCGACCGTGACGACGGTAGTAGAGGCTATTATTTATCCTTGGTACAAA AGGACCTTCAATTGATTAAAAATGGTAAGCATCCAGATGGCGAGGAAGGTATTTAG